The following DNA comes from Enterobacter sp. SA187.
TCATCCTTGACAACTTTTCCTGCGGTCTCCTGACCTGTTCATCCGTAAACAACTGCATCCTGCTCGTACCACCCCGATACGATCTGCGTTATCCGTAACGCCCGTCCCTGAACATCCTGGTCCGCCGGGCATCCTGACCGGCTCTCATTCTCCGTCCTGGAGGTGTACTTTAACGCGTCCTGCGTCATCCACTTTGCTTCATCCGGAAGCCTTTCCTTGCAGCACCGTCCTGGTGTTCCTGCTGCGAAGCTACACCATCCCGGCATCCACTTCGCAATGTGACCTCTTGTCAACGGGGATAAGGATCCGCTTTTTTGCCCTGTCCTACAAGAAGGTGCTTAAGAACATAATCAGAATAGCATTCGACACAGACGGGAGTTTATGAGGTTAACTTGTTGAATATAAGGGCTTAACGGGAGAGCATGACGGACTGAATGAGAAGAAAATCCTGGCGATCTCCTACAGCCTGTGTAAGAGATCTCTCACAAACTCAGTAGTAATCTGGATTACAGAACAGGCTCAAGCTGATTAAGAAATTCCGTAACAGACGGGGCCAGCACCGTACGTTTCGCCGTACCGATGGTTTCGAGAATCACCTGTCCGGTCAGGTTGCAGACGGCAATAACGTCCAGTTCGCTGTCGAGCGTGGCGATAAACAGCGTGGGCGAAATCTTAAGTCGCTTTTGCGTCACCAGATGGCCAATTAGATTTTCCTGCACGCGGCGGAAATCGTCCTCGCTCCAGGTTTGCAGCAGCGTCAGCGTCTGCGCGCCAAAGCGCGCGGGCATATCACCGGCAAACTGGGTGGCATAAAACGCGTGCAGCGCGGGTTGTACCACAATATCTAATGCCCGTTCAACCGCGTTTACATTGGGTTCCCCTTCAAAGGGTTGCGGCTGCCAGAATACGCTGTCCTGGGTGGTGGAGATAATGCAGGGCGAGGGCACGCCGTACAAATCTTCACTCTGCGGCCAGCTGTGGTGTGTCTCATGCCAGGCATCGCAATAGCGTGCGGTAAATGCTTTCAGGGCGAGCGCCGTTTCTGTGTGCACCGATTTCTCTCTTAACCAAAGCCAGGATAAACTTGGCGGATAGTTTACCTGCAAAATGGCGATGAAACATGTCTTCTTATGATAACCACCAGGCGCTGGCTGGCCTGACCCTCGGCAAATCCACCGCGTACCGCGATACCTACGACGCCAGCCTGTTGCAGGGCGTACCGCGCAGCCTGAACCGCGATCCGCTCGGCCTGCATGCCGACAACCTGCCCTTTCACGGCGGCGATATCTGGACGCTCTATGAGCTGTCATGGCTGAACAGTAATGGCCTGCCGCAGGTGGCGGTTGGACAGGTGGAACTTAACTATGCCAGCGTCAATCTGGTGGAATCAAAAAGCTTCAAGCTTTATCTCAACAGCTTCAACCAGACGCGTTTCGCCAGCTGGGACGAGGTGCAGGCCACCCTGCAGCGCGATCTCAGCGCCTGTGCGCAGGGCGACGTGAGCGTGGCGCTTTATCGCCTTAATGAACTGGAAGGTCAGCCGATCGCCGCGTTCAACGGTGTGTGCATCGACGATCAGGATATTGCGATCGATAACTACGACTTTAGCGCCGATTACCTGGAAAACGCCGCCAGCGGCCCGATTGTGGAAGAAACCCTGGTCAGCCATCTGCTGAAATCTAACTGCCTGATCACTCATCAGCCGGACTGGGGTTCGGTGCAGATCCAGTATCGCGGTCCGCAAATCGACCGTGAGAAGCTGCTGCGTTATCTGGTCTCCTTCCGCCATCACAATGAATTTCATGAACAGTGCGTGGAGCGCATTTTCAATGATGTGCAGCGTTTTTGTAAGCCAGAATCCCTGAGCGTATATGCGCGCTATACCCGTCGCGGCGGTCTGGACATTAATCCGTGGCGCACCAACGGCGATTTTGCGCCCTCAACCGGAAGACTGGTTCGCCAGTAAACAGACAATTTTCTGCATTTGCGCCGCACAATCGGCGCATGAGGTTGTTAAACGTCATAAGCCAGGGCTATTGTAATCACAGGGAGCGGCGATTTTCGCCCCGTAAGGAGCTCACTTGATTACACATATTAGCCCGCTAGGCTCAATGGATATGTTGTCGCAGCTGGAAGTCGATATGCTTAAACGCACGGCCAGCAGCGACCTGTACCAGCTGTTTCGCAACTGTTCACTGGCAGTTCTTAACTCAGGGAGTCTGACCGATAACAGCAAAGAGCTGCTGTCGCGTTTTGAAAGTTTCGACATTAACGTTTTGCGTCGTGAGCGCGGCGTCAAGCTTGAACTGATCAATCCCCCGGAAGACGCCTTTGTGGATGGCCGTATCATCCGCGCGCTTCAGGCCAACCTGTTTGCCGTACTGCGCGACATTCTGTTCGTTAACGGACAGATCCACAGCGCCGGTCGTTTCCAGCATTTAAATCTGGAAAGCTCGACCCACATTACCAACCTGGTGTTTTCCATCCTGCGTAACGCCCGTGCGCTGCACGTCGGCGAAGCGCCGAACATGGTGGTGTGCTGGGGCGGTCACTCGATCAACGAAACCGAATACCTGTACGCCCGACGCGTGGGCACCCAACTCGGCCTGCGTGAACTGAACATCTGCACCGGCTGCGGGCCGGGGGCGATGGAAGCGCCGATGAAAGGCGCGGCGGTCGGCCATGCGCAGCAGCGTTACAAAGAAGGCCGTTTTATCGGCATGACGGAGCCGTCGATTATCGCCGCAGAACCGCCGAACCCGCTGGTCAATGAGCTGGTGATCATGCCGGACATTGAAAAGCGTCTGGAAGCCTTCGTGCGTATCGCCCACGGCATTATCATCTTCCCTGGCGGCGTCGGTACGGCGGAAGAACTGCTCTATCTGCTGGGCATTCTGATGAATCCTGCCAACCAGGACCAGGTGCTGCCGTTGATCCTCACCGGGCCAAAACAGAGCGCTGACTACTTCCGCGTGCTCGACGAATTTATTGTTAACACGCTGGGCGAAGGCGCGCGTCGTTATTACCGCGTGATTATTGATGACGCCCATGAAGTGGCGCGGCTGATGAAAAAAGCGATGCCGATGGTGAAAGAGAATCGTCGTGAGACCGGCGATGCCTACAGCTTTAACTGGTCAATTCGCATTGCGCCGGAACTCCAGGTGCCTTTCATCCCGTCCCATGAAAATATGGCGAACCTGAAGCTCTATCCAGATCAGCCGGTGGAAATTCTGGCCGCCGATCTGCGCCGCGCATTTTCAGGGATTGTCGCCGGGAACGTTAAAGAGGCGGGGATCCACGCGATTGAAAAATACGGGCCGTACAAAATCCACGGCGACAGCGACATGATGCGCCGCATGGACGACCTGCTGCAGGGCTTTGTCGCGCAGCACCGCATGAAGCTGCCGGGCTCGGCGTATATTCCCTGCTATGAAATTATGACCTGATAGCGGGTTCTCATGCCGGGTGACATTACGCTTACCCGGCCGTTGAACTGTTTTGCCGGGTGGCGCTGCGCTTACCCGGCCTACTCTCTGCCATCCGGTATCCGTTTCGTAGGCCCGGCAAGCCTGCGCCGCCGGGCAAAGCCATCCTGCCCGTTATAAGCCAGTCTTATTTCTGCTCCCTAAGCCAAACGGTTGCGTATGCTATTTCACCGCTAAAAATCCATTCTTACCTCAGGTATTCCTCAGAAAACGCTGTTTACATCATCTTTTGCAGCGATTTTGTCGTATTTTTCGTTTGATGCTTTGCGTGCATATATTGTCAGTGGTAGCCTGCGCCACCATTAATTTTGGCTTGGGATCGCTTTGCAGTGGGATGACCTGTCATTAACCCCAGAGAAAGCGGATTATTGCATTTGCGATCGGGATCACTGATACATTCATTACATAAATGTATCTTTCCGCCCGCCGATAGTTACGGCAAGAAATTATAAAAAAACCGTCGCTGAACAGATTTCATATTACCGTCAGGCCACTTTTCATTAGATTGCACTGAAAAACCTGATATTTAGCTTCCTCCAGGAGATACAGATGGAAACAACTCAAACCAGCACTGTTGCTGCCGTAGAAACGCGCAGCGCATGGCGTAAAACTGACACCATGTGGATGCTGGGCCTTTACGGCACCGCTATCGGCGCAGGTGTGCTCTTCCTGCCGATCAACGCCGGTGTCGGCGGTATGATCCCGTTGATCATCATGGCCATCATCGCCTTCCCGATGACCTTTTTTGCTCACCGTGGCCTGACCCGCTTTGTGCTGTCCGGAAAAAATCCGGGGGAAGATATTACTGAAGTGGTAGAAGAACACTTTGGTATCGGCGCAGGTAAACTCATCACCCTGCTCTATTTCTTCGCTATCTATCCGATCCTGCTGGTCTACAGCGTGGCGATCACCAACACGGTTGACAGCTTTATGACCCACCAGCTGGGTATGACGCCGCCGCCGCGTTTCATTCTTTCCCTGATCCTGATCGTCGGTATGATGACCATCGTGCGCTTCGGCGAGCAGATGATCGTGAAAGCGATGAGTATTCTGGTGTTCCCGTTTGTGGTTGCGCTGATGCTGCTGGCCCTGTACCTGATCCCGCAGTGGAGCGGTGCCGCGCTGGAAACGCTCTCCTTTGACGCAGCAGCCAGTACCGGTAAAGGCCTGTGGATGACCCTGTGGCTTGCTATTCCGGTAATGGTGTTCTCTTTCAACCACTCACCGATCATCTCCTCCTTCGCCGTGGCGAAACGTGAAGAGTACGGTGATGAAGCCGAGAAGAAATGCTCCCGCATCCTGGCGTTCGCGCACATCATGATGGTGCTGACGGTAATGTTCTTCGTGTTCAGCTGCGTGCTGAGCCTGACGCCGGCAGATTTGCAGGCTGCGAAAGATCAGAACATCTCTATTCTGTCTTATCTGGCTAACCACTTTAACGCGCCGATTATTGCGTGGATGGCACCGATTATCGCCATCATCGCCATCACTAAATCCTTCCTCGGCCACTATCTGGGTGCGCGTGAAGGCTTCAACGGTATGGTGATCAAATCCCTGCGCAGCCGTGGCAAAACCATCGAAATCAGCCGTCTGAATAAAATCACCGCGCTGTTTATGCTGGTGACCACCTGGATTGTGGCAACCCTGAACCCGAGCATCCTCGGTATGATCGAAACCCTGGGCGGTCCGATTATCGCGATGATCCTGTTCCTGATGCCGATGTATGCGATTCAGAAAGTGCCGGCGATGCGCAAATACAGCGGTCACATCAGCAACATCTTCGTTGTCTGCATGGGCCTGGTAGCTATCTCCGCTATCTTCTACTCCCTGTTCAGCTAATCCCCCGCGCCGCCTTTTCGGGCGGCGCCCTCTGACTCATAGCAACGGATAATGCATCATGATTAGCGTATTCGATATTTTCAAAATCGGCATTGGCCCTTCCAGCTCCCATACCGTGGGACCAATGAAAGCAGGTAAACAGTTTACGGACGACCTGATTGCGCGTGGCATTCTCAGTGACATCACTCGCGTCGTGGTGGATGTTTACGGCTCCCTCTCCCTCACCGGCAAAGGCCACCATACCGATATCGCCATTATTATGGGGCTGGCGGGCAACCTGCCGGACAGCGTCGACATCGACAGCATTCCGGGCTTCATTCAGGACGTGAATACCCATGGCCGCCTGCTGCTGGCGAACGGTCAGCATGAAGTGGAATTTCCGGTTGACCAGTGCATGAACTTCCATGCGGATAACCTTTCCCTGCACGAAAACGGCATGCGTATCAGCGCACTGGCGGGTGAAAGCGTGGTTTACAGCCAGACTTATTACTCCATCGGCGGCGGCTTTATCGTCGATGAGGCGCACTTCGGCCTGACCAGTAATGCAGAAATCACGGTGCCGTACCCCTATAAAAATGCCGCCGATTTACAGCGTCATTGCCAGGAAACCGGCTTATCCCTCTCCGGCCTGATGATGAAAAACGAGCTGGCGCTGCGCAGCAAAGCCGAGCTGGATCAGCATCTGGCAAACGTCTGGGAAGTGATGCGCGGCGGCATTGAGCGCGGCATTACCACCGAAGGCGTCCTGCCGGGCAAACTGCGCGTCCCGCGCCGGGCGGCGGCGTTACGCCGTATGCTGGTCAGCGGTGATAAAACTTCTACCGATCCGATGGCGGTGGTCGACTGGATCAACATGTTCGCGCTGGCGGTGAACGAAGAAAACGCCGCCGGTGGACGTGTGGTGACCGCGCCGACCAACGGCGCCTGTGGCATCGTGCCGGCGGTGCTGGCGTACTACGATAAATTTATTCGTGAAGTAAATGCTAACTCACTGGCCCGCTATCTGCTGGTCGCCAGCGCAATCGGCTCCCTGTACAAAATGAACGCCTCCATTTCCGGCGCGGAAGTGGGCTGTCAGGGTGAAGTGGGCGTGGCCTGCTCCATGGCAGCGGCAGGTCTGGCGGAATTGCTGGGCGGCAGCCCGACGCAGGTGTGCATCGCGGCCGAAATCGGCATGGAGCATAACCTGGGGCTAACCTGCGATCCGGTCGCCGGACAGGTACAGGTACCCTGCATTGAACGCAACGCCATTGCCTCGGTGAAAGCGGTGAACGCCGCGCGTATGGCCCTGCGCCGTACCAGCGAGCCGCGCGTGTGCCTCGATAAAGTCATTGAGACCATGTATGAGACGGGCAAAGACATGAACGCCAAATACCGCGAAACATCCCGTGGCGGTCTGGCGATGAAAGTCGTCGCCTGCGATTAATCACGTCAGTCGTTCCTTTATGAAGCCGGGTGCGCTTATGCCACCCGGCTTTTTTGCGAGGCGTCTTCCTGTTTTTCCCCCGCTTTCTGGCCTCCTCCTCACCGCCGGTGTTACCCTTAGCGCGTTAAATTTTTTCGGGAGCGTGCTGTGGCTGTTCATCTGTTAATTGTTGATGCGCTTAATCTTATTCGCCGGATCCATGCCGTGCAGGGATCGCCCTGCGTCCAGACCTGCCTGCACGCGCTCGACCAGTTGATCCTTCACAGCCAGCCGACTCATGCGGTGGCGGTCTTTGATGACGAGGCGCGCAACAGCGGCTGGCGACATCAGATCCTGCCGGATTACAAAGCAGGTCGCGCGCCGATGCCGGACAACCTGCACGCGGAAATGCCTGCCCTGCGTGCGGCCTTTGCCAGCCACGGCGTGCCATGCTGGGTGTCAGAAGGCAATGAGGCGGACGATCTGGCCGCCACCCTGGCGGTAAAAGTGGCGCAGGCCGGGCATCAGGCCACCATAGTGTCAACGGACAAAGGCTACTGCCAGCTGCTCTCTCCGACCATCCGCATCCGCGACTATTTTCAGAAGCGCTGGCTGGATGCGCCCTTTATCGCCGCTGAATTTGGCGTCACGCCTGAGCAACTGGCAGATTACTGGGGACTCGCGGGGATCAGCAGTTCAAAAATTCCGGGCGTGGCGGGTATCGGGCAGAAGAGCGCCACGCAGCTTATCACCACCTTTGGCACGCTGGAAAATCTCTATGCAGGGCTTGCGGAGGTACCGGAAAAGTGGCGCAAAAAACTGGTGGAACATCGCGAAATGGCGTTTATCTGCCGGGATGTGGCAAGGCTGAAAACGGATCTACAGGTGGAAGGGAATTTGCAGCAGCTGCGGCTGGCGAGATAATCCCCTCACCCTGACCCTCTCTCCAGGGAGAGGGATCCACACTTTACCTCAGGGTGAGGGTTGCAGTTTTAACGCTCGTCGCGACGTCCGCCCACCGCAGCCCACCAGCGGCGCACGTGTACGGTCACTTCTTCGCGATCGTGATACAGCTGACGGGCCTGAATAGTGGCATTGATGCCGTGCTCCGCCAGTTGCTCCTGAATGTACGCCAGATTGCCGGACACTTCTTCGTAGCGTTTTTTCATCGGCAGCTTGAGGTTGAAAATGGTTTCGCGGCACCAGCCGTTGACCAGCCACTGCACCATCAGAGCGGTGACTTTCGCGGGTTTCTCCACCATATCGCACACCATCCACGTAATGTTATTGCGCGTCGGGCGATAGCGGAAACCATCCTCACGCAGCCAGGTGACCTGCCCGGTATCCATCAGGCTCTGCGCCATCGGGCCGTTATCCACAGAGGCCACCCACATGTTGCGTTTCACCAGCTGATAGGTCCAGCCGCCCGGACAGGCGCCCAGATCCACCGCGTACATGCCGTTTGCCAGGCGCTCGTCCCACTCGTCTGCCGGAATGAAGATATGAAAGGCTTCTTCCAGTTTGAGGGTGGAACGGCTTGGCGCGTCCGACGGAAACTTCAGGCGCGGAATGCCCATGTAAAACGGCGAGTTGTTATTGGTATACGAATAACCGGCATAGCAGCAGCCGGGAGCGATAAAGAACACATGCACCACCGGACGTTTTGCGGTTTCGTAGCTGGTGAGGATTTTCGCCTCGCGCAGCGCCGCACGCAGCGGTACGGTGAACTTGCGGCAGAACTTCATCAGCTCTTTGCTTTCGTTGGTGTCCGCCACTTCAACGCGCAGCTCGCCGCCTTTTTCCACCACGCCCTGCAACATGCCGACAATCGGCGTGATGCGATCGTCAGGCGGCAGATCCTGTAACAGCTCACCGGCGACAAACATCTGACGGGCAAAAATCAGCGAGCTGAACGGCAGATCTTTTGCCACTTTATCCGCATCATCAGGCTGATAGCATTCGAAAACCACATAGCCTGAGTTTTCTTTCACGCGGGCAAAGCCAAACACCTCAAGGCGTCCGGCTTTATCGGTAATTTCTGCGGCGCACTCTTTCTCAAAACCCGGGCGACACAACAAGACAACTTTATTCATGAACAACGCCCTTACGTTTCAGACGAATAGCACCAATTAACATTAATACCCAGCCCGCGAGGAAGCAGACGCCGCCAACCGGGGTGACGAAGGCCCACAGGCGCAGATGGGAAAGCGCGAGGCAGTATAAGCTCCCGCTGAACAACACCGTACCCAGCGCCAGAAACACGCTGCTCCAGTAAAACCAGATGCTGATGCGACGCTGCATCGCCACGGCGAGGCAGAAAATCGCCAGCGTATGGAAAGCCTGGTATTCAAGACCGGTCTGGATCCAGCCCATCTCTACCGTGCCCAGAGATTTCCCCAGCACGTGCGCGCCGAAGGCGCCCAGCGCAACAAAAACAAAGCCACTAA
Coding sequences within:
- the syd gene encoding SecY-interacting protein translates to MHTETALALKAFTARYCDAWHETHHSWPQSEDLYGVPSPCIISTTQDSVFWQPQPFEGEPNVNAVERALDIVVQPALHAFYATQFAGDMPARFGAQTLTLLQTWSEDDFRRVQENLIGHLVTQKRLKISPTLFIATLDSELDVIAVCNLTGQVILETIGTAKRTVLAPSVTEFLNQLEPVL
- the queF gene encoding NADPH-dependent 7-cyano-7-deazaguanine reductase QueF (Catalyzes the NADPH-dependent reduction of 7-cyano-7-deazaguanine (preQ0) to 7-aminomethyl-7-deazaguanine (preQ1) in queuosine biosynthesis) codes for the protein MSSYDNHQALAGLTLGKSTAYRDTYDASLLQGVPRSLNRDPLGLHADNLPFHGGDIWTLYELSWLNSNGLPQVAVGQVELNYASVNLVESKSFKLYLNSFNQTRFASWDEVQATLQRDLSACAQGDVSVALYRLNELEGQPIAAFNGVCIDDQDIAIDNYDFSADYLENAASGPIVEETLVSHLLKSNCLITHQPDWGSVQIQYRGPQIDREKLLRYLVSFRHHNEFHEQCVERIFNDVQRFCKPESLSVYARYTRRGGLDINPWRTNGDFAPSTGRLVRQ
- the ppnN gene encoding nucleotide 5'-monophosphate nucleosidase PpnN, whose product is MITHISPLGSMDMLSQLEVDMLKRTASSDLYQLFRNCSLAVLNSGSLTDNSKELLSRFESFDINVLRRERGVKLELINPPEDAFVDGRIIRALQANLFAVLRDILFVNGQIHSAGRFQHLNLESSTHITNLVFSILRNARALHVGEAPNMVVCWGGHSINETEYLYARRVGTQLGLRELNICTGCGPGAMEAPMKGAAVGHAQQRYKEGRFIGMTEPSIIAAEPPNPLVNELVIMPDIEKRLEAFVRIAHGIIIFPGGVGTAEELLYLLGILMNPANQDQVLPLILTGPKQSADYFRVLDEFIVNTLGEGARRYYRVIIDDAHEVARLMKKAMPMVKENRRETGDAYSFNWSIRIAPELQVPFIPSHENMANLKLYPDQPVEILAADLRRAFSGIVAGNVKEAGIHAIEKYGPYKIHGDSDMMRRMDDLLQGFVAQHRMKLPGSAYIPCYEIMT
- a CDS encoding HAAAP family serine/threonine permease codes for the protein METTQTSTVAAVETRSAWRKTDTMWMLGLYGTAIGAGVLFLPINAGVGGMIPLIIMAIIAFPMTFFAHRGLTRFVLSGKNPGEDITEVVEEHFGIGAGKLITLLYFFAIYPILLVYSVAITNTVDSFMTHQLGMTPPPRFILSLILIVGMMTIVRFGEQMIVKAMSILVFPFVVALMLLALYLIPQWSGAALETLSFDAAASTGKGLWMTLWLAIPVMVFSFNHSPIISSFAVAKREEYGDEAEKKCSRILAFAHIMMVLTVMFFVFSCVLSLTPADLQAAKDQNISILSYLANHFNAPIIAWMAPIIAIIAITKSFLGHYLGAREGFNGMVIKSLRSRGKTIEISRLNKITALFMLVTTWIVATLNPSILGMIETLGGPIIAMILFLMPMYAIQKVPAMRKYSGHISNIFVVCMGLVAISAIFYSLFS
- a CDS encoding L-serine ammonia-lyase; protein product: MISVFDIFKIGIGPSSSHTVGPMKAGKQFTDDLIARGILSDITRVVVDVYGSLSLTGKGHHTDIAIIMGLAGNLPDSVDIDSIPGFIQDVNTHGRLLLANGQHEVEFPVDQCMNFHADNLSLHENGMRISALAGESVVYSQTYYSIGGGFIVDEAHFGLTSNAEITVPYPYKNAADLQRHCQETGLSLSGLMMKNELALRSKAELDQHLANVWEVMRGGIERGITTEGVLPGKLRVPRRAAALRRMLVSGDKTSTDPMAVVDWINMFALAVNEENAAGGRVVTAPTNGACGIVPAVLAYYDKFIREVNANSLARYLLVASAIGSLYKMNASISGAEVGCQGEVGVACSMAAAGLAELLGGSPTQVCIAAEIGMEHNLGLTCDPVAGQVQVPCIERNAIASVKAVNAARMALRRTSEPRVCLDKVIETMYETGKDMNAKYRETSRGGLAMKVVACD
- the xni gene encoding flap endonuclease Xni → MAVHLLIVDALNLIRRIHAVQGSPCVQTCLHALDQLILHSQPTHAVAVFDDEARNSGWRHQILPDYKAGRAPMPDNLHAEMPALRAAFASHGVPCWVSEGNEADDLAATLAVKVAQAGHQATIVSTDKGYCQLLSPTIRIRDYFQKRWLDAPFIAAEFGVTPEQLADYWGLAGISSSKIPGVAGIGQKSATQLITTFGTLENLYAGLAEVPEKWRKKLVEHREMAFICRDVARLKTDLQVEGNLQQLRLAR
- the rlmM gene encoding 23S rRNA (cytidine(2498)-2'-O)-methyltransferase RlmM; translation: MNKVVLLCRPGFEKECAAEITDKAGRLEVFGFARVKENSGYVVFECYQPDDADKVAKDLPFSSLIFARQMFVAGELLQDLPPDDRITPIVGMLQGVVEKGGELRVEVADTNESKELMKFCRKFTVPLRAALREAKILTSYETAKRPVVHVFFIAPGCCYAGYSYTNNNSPFYMGIPRLKFPSDAPSRSTLKLEEAFHIFIPADEWDERLANGMYAVDLGACPGGWTYQLVKRNMWVASVDNGPMAQSLMDTGQVTWLREDGFRYRPTRNNITWMVCDMVEKPAKVTALMVQWLVNGWCRETIFNLKLPMKKRYEEVSGNLAYIQEQLAEHGINATIQARQLYHDREEVTVHVRRWWAAVGGRRDER
- a CDS encoding DUF423 domain-containing protein produces the protein MTSRFMLIFAAISGFVFVALGAFGAHVLGKSLGTVEMGWIQTGLEYQAFHTLAIFCLAVAMQRRISIWFYWSSVFLALGTVLFSGSLYCLALSHLRLWAFVTPVGGVCFLAGWVLMLIGAIRLKRKGVVHE